GCCCCGGAGGCCGGGACCTCGCAGCTGCCCGCCGAGGGCCTCGCCGTGCCACGACCGGACTCCACTGTGGACTGATCGGGGCGTTGACGCCGCCCGGCCCGGCGGCCAGAGTATGCCTGGACCCGGCGAAGGAGTCGCGATGGCAGCGCCCACATCTGTCCCGGACGTGTTCGACCCGCGCAGGTACGCCACGGGCGTGCCGCACGAGGACTTCGCCTGGCTCCGCGAGCACGCTCCGGTGAGCTGGCAGCAGGAGCGCGAGGTCGGCGCCTGGCCCGGCGGCCCCGGTTTCTGGGCGGTGACCCGGTACACCGACGTGGTCGCGGTGCTGAAGTCCGCCGAGGTCTTCTCGTCCTGGCTGGGCGCCACCCAGATCCGCGACCCGGAGCCGGCGGACCTGCCGTTCATCCGGCGCATGATGCTCAACCTCGACCCGCCGGAGCACGGCAGGCTGCGGCGGCTGGTCAGCCGGGCGTTCACGCCGCGGCGCGTCGACCGGTTCCGCGAGACGGTGGCAGAGCGGGCGCGGCTGCTGGTCGACGAGGTGGTCGAGCGCGGTGGCTGCGACCTGCCCGCCGAGGTGACCGACGACTACCCGCTGCGCAACCTCGCGGACCTGCTCGGCGTTCCGGAGACCGATCGCGGGATGCTGCTTGCGTGGACCAACCGGATCATCGGCTACCAGGACCCGGAGCACTCCGAGGTCACGCTGGACGCCGATGGCAAGCCGGTGAACCCGCGCTCCCCGGCGATGCTGGCGGACATGTTCGCCTTCGCCCAGGACCTCGCCGCGTTCAAGCGCCACAACCCGGCCGACGACGTGATGACCGCGCTGGCCAACGCCGAGCTGGACGGGCGCGGGCTGGCCGACGCCGAGCTGGAGATGTTCTTCTTCCTGCTCTCGGTGGCCGGCAACGACACCGTGCGCAGCGCCCTGCCGGGCGGGGTGCTCGCCTTCGCCCGGCATCCCGACCAGCACCGGCTGCTGCTGGCGGAGCCGGAACTGCTGGACTCCGCGGTGGAGGAGACGCTGCGCTTCCACCCGCCGGTACTCAGCTTCCGCCGCACCGCCACGGCCGATGCCGTGCTGGGCGGGCAGCGGATCCGCGCCGGCGACAAGGTCGTGGTGTTCCACTGCTCGGCGCACTTCGACGACGAGCGGTTCCCCGAACCGCACCGCTTCGACATCCGCCGCTCCCCCAACGCCCACGTCGCCTTCGGCGATGGCCCGCACGTCTGCCTGGGCGCGCACTTCGCCCGGCTGCAGCTGCGCGCCTTCTACCGCGAGGCGCTGTGGCGGCTGCGCGATCTCCAGGTGACCGGGCCCGTGCAGCACCTGGTCTCGAACTTCATCAACGGCATCAAGCACCTGCCGCTGTCCTTCACACCCGCTCCGCGCTGAAAGCCCGTCGGCCGCCAGGCGAGCGCTCGACGGGTTCCGCCAACCAGCCACCAACGGGCTCCAAGGCCTATCGTCGGGCGATATGAGCACTGCTGCGCCGCTGCGCTCGCGGTCGGGTCGCTGGATCCTCGTCGCCACGATCCTGGGTTCCGGGGTGGCGTTCCTGGACGGGTCGGTCGTCAACGTCGCGCTACCCGCTATCGGTCGTGCGGTGGGCGGCGAGCTCAGCGTGCTGCAATGGGTGCTCGACTCCTACCTGCTCACCCTCAGCGCGTTGCTGCTGCTCGGCGGGGCGCTCGGCGACCGCTACGGCCGCCGGCGGGTGTACGTGGTCGGGCTGGTGCTGTTCACCATCGCGTCGCTGGGGTGCGGGCTCGCGCCGACCGGCGAGGCGCTCGTCGTGGCGCGGTTGCTGCAGGGCGTGGGCGGAGCGCTGCTGGTGCCGGGCAGCCTGGCGCTGATCAACTCGACCATCCGGCAGGACGATCGCGGCGAGGCGGTGGGCCGGTGGGCGGGGCTGACCGGGGTGGCCTCGGCGATCGGGCCGTTCGTCGGCGGCTGGCTGGTGGACGCGGCGTCCTGGCGCTGGGTGTTCTTCATCAACGTGCCGATCGCGGCCGCCGCGCTGGTGGCGCTGCGGCACGTCCCGGAGTCCCGGAACCCGCAGGCGGCGGGACGGCTGGACGTCTTCGGCGCGATCGCGGTGACCGTCGGGCTGGCCGGGGCGGTGTTCGCGCTGATCGAGATCCCGGTCGCGGGCTGGACGCCGCTGACCACCGCGGCGGCCGTGGCCGGGGTCGCGGGCCTGGTGGCCTTCCCGCTGATCGAGCTGCGCCACCCGAGCCCGCTGCTGCCGCTGTCGCTGTTCCGCTCGGCGCAGTTCACCGGCGCCAACCTCACCACACTGGCCGTGTACGCGGCGCTGAGCGGCGCGTTGTTCCTGCTGTCGCTGCAGTTGCAGCAGTCCATGGGCTACAGCGCCCTCGCCGCGGGCATCGCGACGCTGCCGATCACCATCATCATGCTGTTGCTCTCCAGCCGCGTGGGCGCGGTCGCGCAGCGCACCGGCCCTCGGCTGCCGATGACGTTCGGCCCGATCATCTGCGCGGCCGGTCTCGCCCTGCTGACCTGGGCGGTGCCGGGCAGCACCTACCTGACCGGGGTGCTGCCGGGTGTGCTGGTGTTCGGCCTCGGCCTGTCGATCACGGTCGCGCCGCTGACCTCGGCCGTGCTCGCCTCGGTGAGCGAGGACAACGCCGGAGTCGCCTCCGGCGTGAACAACGCGGTGTCCCGGCTCGCCGGGCTGCTCGCGGTGGCGGTGCTGCCGGTGGTCGCCGGACTGTCGCGAACCGAAGCCGGTGCCCCGCTCGGCCCCGGCTTCGTCACGGCACTGCTGATCTCGGCCGTCCTGTGCGCGGCAGGCGGAGTCCTGTCCTGGCTCACCATCGGCCGAGCGGAACGCGTGGACACCTACCCGCTACCCGGCGTGAACCACGCCTGCCAAGACCCCTGCACCTGCCACCACGACCGGCAGTGACCGTCACCGGCGTTCGGCCTGCCTGGCGAAGTGCTTGCGGAGCAGCTCGTGCCGGATCTGGTAGGCGGGCCCGACCTGCCGGAGAACGCCTGCGGCGTGGGTGTCCTGGAGGAACGCCATCAGCCGCAGCGGGAGACGGCCCCGCACGGCCAGCCAGATCCGGGCGAACGAGTACGACATCCACGCCGGACCGAGCGATGCGGAGACCACGACAGCGATCACGCTCACCGTGATCGCCCTCAGCCAGAACCCGGACTGCGAGGGGGAACCTCCTGCTGAAGCACTGAACACCAGCGCTGAGGCGACTCCGCAGGCCACTGCGGTGACCAGCACGGTCGCGCGATCACTGCGCAACACGTCCAACGGCGACACCGCCGAGCGGTGCGGGATCGGTGCCGCCAAGCCCCGCGCCACCCCGACCGGAATCCCGGCGAGCACCACGCAGAAGACCGCGACCAGTCCCACTTCGCGTTCGCCGAGTTCCTTTCCGAACAGCAAGAACACGACGTACACGACGGGCACGAAGAGCAGCCCGGCGAGTGCGCAGATCACCAGTCGCGGAATCAGCGTCGTCACCCGCGGCACATTGCGCTGTGGCGTCCCGGACCGGTCGAGGCCCAGGACGTTGGCGACCGCGAAGAAGAGCACCGCTCCCGTCACGTGAAAGGCAACCGGCCCGCGCCAGCCGGGCTGCATCACGAGCAACGAAGGCTCGTGACCGGACACCCAGGCCGATACGCCTTCGGCGAGCACCAGCACCGCCAGGATCAGCGCGAGGACCGCGACTGCCGCCAAGAGATCACCGGCCGCACCACGCAGCACGGTCCACACCCGGTTGCGCGACCGCCGACCCGCGACGTGAGCCGTGCGGGCCACCCGCACGCCGACACCCACACCCAACATGACGCCCAGGTGCACCCCGACGCCCAGCGTTTCGGCGGTGTACATCGCGTCCGAGCCGATCGTTGCCAGCAAGTGCGGGACCACCACCGCAACAGCCGTCGAGAGTCCGCTCAGGAGCCCCAGGATCCAGCGAGGCACCGCGCGCGGGAGGTGCCACCACTCGAAGTTCGGGCCTGCGACACGGATTTCGAGGTGGTGCGCGAGGAACGCGAGCCACCGCCTGGCTCGTTCCGGTTCCTTCGGGTAGGCCGTGGGCAGGAACTGTTCGAGCAGGTGGTTCTCGATCTCCTCCGACGTGCTGAAGGCGGCCAGTTGCCCGGGATCGCTGCTGGGTTTCCGGTAGACCTGCCTGGCGAGGCTGATCATCAGCGGCGTGGACAGCGCGCGGGCCAGCGGACCACGGGGGTCGGCGCGCAGGGCCTCGACCACCGGGGACCAGCGGTCCGCTCCGGTGACCTCCCGCTCCTGGAGGTAGGTCACCACGTCGTCGGTCGCCACGGGTTCGATCTCCACCACCACGGCCTGCGACAGCGGGCCACCGCCGGACACGGCTTCTTCGAACTCGGCGCTGCGGCAGGTGATCAGCATCCGCAAGCCGGCGCCCGCGGACCGGTCCAGATCGGCCAGCGCCATCGCCAGCAGCGGGCGCGGCATCTCGTCGAGTCCGTCCAGCACGGGCAGAATCCGCCGGTCCGCCAGCAACCGGCGCACCAGCTCAGGCAGGTGCGATTGCGGTGCCAGCACCGGGTAGTCGGCGGCGATCCGCCGCGCGATCCAGTCCTCCACCGGCTCGCTCGGGTCCCAACCGGCCACGGACAGCAGAACCGGCACCGGATCTTCTTCCCGGGAGTCCTCGATGACGGCCAGCGCGCCGAGGGTCGCCAAGGTGCTCTTGCCCGATCCCGGTGCGCCCAGCAGCACCAGCTGGCGGCGGTGGTTCGTGCGGAATGCTTCCCCCAGAGCCCGTCCCGACGACCGTTCGCCGTCTACCGGGGTGTCTCCGCTGTCGTCCGGCACCGAGACCGGGCGCGCGGTCCGGCGCCACTTCAGCCGCAGCGGCCTCGGCTGGCGCAGGCCGCGCGTGCCCACCTCCTGCGTCCACTGCCGCCGGACCTCGTCGCGCAGCGTTCGAACAGCGGCCCCCACCTGCTCGGTGGCACGGGCACGACGGCGCATCAACCAGAAGACGAGCACCAGCGCCGCCAGCACCGACATCGCGACGCTCGGCCAGCGTTGAGCGCCGACTGCCGCGCTGATCACGCCGAAGGCGGCCACCGCGCACACCACCGCTGTCCCCACCAGCCACGACGCTGCGCCCGTCGGCCAGTGGACGTGCACTCCGCCGCTGACCGTGCGCGTTTGCACCACGTTGCCGTGCACGGTACCGGTGATCTCGTTGCGCACCGAGCCGTGGCTCTCGTCGTGGTCGAAACGCCCACGAGCAGACATGGGCGCCACCGTATCGTAACGATCACATCACGTATGGCGAGACTGCCGGATCATGCGGCTGTGGTCAGCCCGCGGCCCGCTTGGCCTGGACCTGTTCGGTGGTCATCGCCTCTCCTCCGATCGCCCAGCTGCCGCTGGGCGTCTCGGTGATGACCACGTGCGTGAACGGGCGCAGGGCTTCGCCTTCGACGGCGATGACCGCTTCGGACACGCTCTCGACCAGCCGTCGCTGCTCCTCCGCGGTGAACACCCCGGCGATCACCTTGATGTCGACGAACGGCATCGGGCGGCTCCTCCGCGCTCCGCTGCTCGGTGCGCTTCACGTGCTGATCCGGACTCCGGTCATGCGGCGCGGACACCCGGTGCCGTCAGGCGCTGCATGCGGAGGAGCCAGAGCTCCAGTTCGGCGAGCTGGCCGTCGAGGCTCTCGCTGCCGTACATGTCAGGGCTGGCGCGCAGAGTCATCAGCTCTTCCCAGCGCCGTTCCATCTGGTCGATCATCTCTCGCACCGTCACCTGCGGCCCCTCTCCCCGAACGAGTACCGCCGTCGACGGTACGGCCGGGGTGTGCACGCTCGGTAAGGCCAAAAGTCACGGTTTCACCCGATCCGCCCGAAGCGGAGCACCCCACCGCCGTGTGCCGTTGTGGTGTGATCAAGACATGCGAAGAGGTCGTCGAGGGCACCCGTGCGAACCCGACATCAGCCAGATGGGCCTCTGGCGCTGCGACGTCTGCGGGCAGCAGTGGGAGGTCCACGGCGTCGCGGGCAATCCGCGGACCCGCAAGGTCAGCCGGGTCGGGTGGTTCCTCGCCAAGCTGTTCGGCTGAGGCGGCCGGCCAGCAGCGCGATGAGCAGGCCCGCAACCGGGACCACCACCAGGCCGAGGCGCAGGCTCACCGCGTCCGCCAGCAGACCGACCACCGGCGGCCCGGCCAGCACCCCGAACCGGTAGAGCCAGCCGACGACGGCCAGGCCCGCTCCCGGCGGCAGTCCCGGTACGGCGTCGGCCGCGTTGAACCCGGCCGGGATGATCGTGGCGATCCCCCAGCCGGCCAGGGCGAAACCGATGATCGCGGTTGGGATCGAGGGCCACAGCAGCGCACCGCCGACGGCCACGACCACCAACGCTCCCCCGGCTCGCGCGACGGCGCGGGCGCCGAAGCGGTTGACCAGCCGATCGCCGGTGAGCCTGCCGATGGTCTGGGCTGCTTGCAGCGCGACGAACACCCCGCCGGACAGCGCGGCCGCCGCGCCGAGTGAATCGCGCAAGTAGATCGCGCCCCACGACGCGGCGGTGTCCTCGACCAACGCACCCGCTGCGCACAGAGCGCCCAGCGCCAGCAGAGCGAGCAAGGTTCGCGCTCCCGGTCGCGCCCGCGGGTTGCCCCGGTGCGCGGAGTCGTCCGGCCCGGGGAGCAGGAACGTCCGGCTGGTGATGGCCACCGCTGCGAGCACGACGGCGGCCGCACCGAAGTGCAGCGGTAGCGGCGCTGCGATCCCGGCCGCCAACGAACCGCCCAGGCCCCCGATGATCGCGCCGACGCTCCACAGGCCGTGCAGCGAGTTCACGATCGACCGCCCGTAGGCGCGCTGGACCCGCAGGCCGTGCGCGTTCATCGCCACGTCGACCACCGCGTCCATCGCGCCCGCCACGAACAGCGCCCCGGCCAGCTGCCACCAGTTCGCCGCGAGCCCGATCGCGACCAGGTCCGCGGCGAGCAGCGCCGAGCACCACACCGCGACGTTCGCCGAGCGCCACCTGGCCAGCAGCGGGCCGGCCAGCAGACCGGCCGCCATCGCGCCCAGCGGGAACGCCGCGATGGCGGTGCCCAGCGCGGCGTTGGACAGTCCGAGCGAGTCCTGCAGTTCCGGGTAGCGGGGCACCACGCTGGCGAAACTCGCCCCGTTGACCAGGAACAGCGCGGCCACCGCCAGCCGCGCCGCGACCGGTGCGGTTCCCGGCATCGCCGCCCTCCTCCCGGTAGCTCCCGCGATCATGCCAGCTGCGGCGCATTAGAGTCGGTACCGGAGCCCCGAATCCGGAAGTCCACTGTGGAGGGATCGTTGAACTTGCTGGCGACGTTGTCCGTCGGACCGGTCACCTACCAGCTGCGCCGGGCCACCGGTGCCGACCTGGCCGCCGTCGTCGAGCTGCTGGCCGCCGACCAGCTCGGCGCGACCCGGGAGTCGGCCGTCGACCTGGAGCCGTACCGAGCGGCTTTCGCCGCCATCGACGCCGATCCGGCGCAGCTGCTGCTGGTGGCGACTGCCGGGGACGAGGTCGTGGCGACCATGCAGCTGACGTTCATCCCGGGACTCGCCCGGCGCGGTGCGCTGCGCGCCCAGATCGAAGCGGTGCGCGTGCACGAACAGCACCGCAGCCACGGCCTCGGCGGCGAGATGTTCGAGTGGGCCATCGGCGAAGCCCGCCGGCGCGGTTGCGCCCTGGTGCAGCTGACCACCGACAAGCAGCGGGCGGACGCGCACCGTTTCTACGAGCGGCTCGGCTTCACCGCCTCCCACGAGGGCTTCAAGATGGCGCTGTGACCACCGGCTACGCTGGTGGCGCGATGCGACGCAAGCTCAGCTCGCCGCTGCCGCAGCGGCACGGCGTGGACCCGGTCCGGATGCGACTTCCGCTCGACGGGCACTGGCGCACCGTCCGGGACCACCTGATCGACCGGATCCCGAAGCTCCCGCCGGAGCGCATCGACACCATGCTGCGCGAAGGCCTGATCGTCGGGACGGACGGTCCGCTCGGCCTCGACAGCCCGTTCGTCCCGGGCGCGTTCCTCTGGTTCCACCGCGATCTGCCGGTCGAGGTGCCCGTGCCGTTCGCGATCGAGGTGGTGCACCGGGACGAGCACCTGCTGGTGGTGGACAAGCCGCACTTCCTGGCCACCACCCCGCGCGGCGGGCACGTCGCGGAGACCGCGCTGATCAGGCTGCGGCGCGATCTCGACCTGCCCGAGCTCAGCCCCGCGCACCGGCTGGACCGGCTGACCGCCGGGCTGGTCATGTTCGTCATCACCCCGCGGCACCGCGGCGCGTACCAGACGCTGTTCCACGACCGGCTGGTGCACAAGGAGTACGAGGCCGTCGCCGCTTTCGACCCGGATTTGCAGCTGCCCCGCACGGTGCGCAGCAGGATCCACAAGCAGCGCGGTGTGCTGGCCGCCGAGGAGGTGCCGGGCGAGCCCAACAGCGAAACCGCGGTGGAGCTCGTCGAGCACCGCGGCGGTCTCGGCCGCTACCGGCTGCTGCCGCGCACCGGGCGCACCCACCAGCTGCGGGTGCACCTCAACAGCCTGGGAGTTCCGATCCTCGGCGACGACCTGTACCCGGTGGTGCGGCAGCGGGCCGCCGACGACTTCGCCGACCCGCTGCAGCTGCTGGCCAAGGTGCTGGAGTTCACCGATCCGGTCACCGGGCACCGGCGGCGCTTCGAATCGCGCCGGATGCTGAGCGGCTGGTCGGCACCCGATTCCGGGGGATGATCGCCGCCACGCGACCATCCCCCGCCGGTTCACGCCGCCGAGGTCAGCACCGTTCCGCCGCTGCGCCCGGTGGGGCTGCCGTCGAGGAGCACCGGCACACCGTTGACCAGCACCGCCGAGCATCCCGACGCCAACTGCCAGGGCTGCTCGAAGGTGGAGTTGTCCATGATCCCCGCCGGGTCGAGCACCACGACGTCGGCGGCCTTGCCCGCGGCGAGCACACCGCGGTCGGCCAGCCCGATCCTGGCCGCGGGCAGCGACGTCATCTTGCGCACCGCGTCCTCCAGCGTCAGCACCCCGCGTTCCCGCACGTAGCGGCCGAGCACCCGGGCGAAGGTGCCGAAACTGCGCGGGTGCGGCCTGCCGTCGCCGCGCTCGGTCATGGTCCAGCCGTCGCTGGCCACCGACACCCACGGGTGCCGGAGCACGGTGTCGACGTCGGTCTCGCTCATCGCGTGGTTCACGATCATCACGTTCGCCGCGTGCGCCACCAGCACGCGCAGCGCTGCTTCGGCCGGGTCCACGCCGTCCCGGCGGCCGATCTCCGCGACCGAAAGGCCGATGTCCGCGCTCTGCGCGCCGATCGGCAGGTCGGCGATGACCAGGCCCTCCGGGTCGATGTCCCGGCCGAACCTGGCCCGCAGCTCAGCGGCGATGCGCTCCCGGGTCGCCGGGTCGGCCAGCCTGGCCAGCAGCGCGTCCTTGCCGCCGTCGACCGCCCACGGACTCAGTCGCGACACCAGCGAGGTGCTGGAGGCCGTGTACGGGTAGACGTCGGCGGCGACGTCCACACCCCGCTGCCGGGCCGCGTCGATGAGCGCGAGGGCTTCCACCACCTTGCCGTGGTTCTCCGGCCCCATCGCCTTGAGGTGCGAGATCTCCAAGCGGGCGCCCGCGAATTCCGCGGCTTCGATCGCCTCGCGAACCGCGTCGAGCAGCGTCGCCGCCTCGTTGCGCATGTGCGTGGAGTACAGCAGTCCGGCCGACGCCGCCGCGGCGACCAGGGCGCGCACTTCCGCGGCGTCGGCGAACACGCCTGGGGCGTAGATGAGCCCGGTGGAGAAGCCGACGGCTCCTTGCCGCGCGGCGGTCGTCACCAGCTCGCACATCCTCTCGAGCTCGGCTCCCGTCGGTGCCCGGTCGGCGTCACCGAGCACCGCCAGCCGCACCGCGTTGTGGCCGACCTGCAGCGCGACGTTGACCGCCGATCCTTCGACGACCTCGCGGAAACCCGCCGCATCGCGCCACTTCCAGCTCAGCGCGCGGTCATCGATGATGCTGGCGCGGCGGATCAGGTCCAGATCGGTGAACGGGAACGGCGAGTGCCCGCAGTTGCCGGTCACCAGGGTCGTCACGCCCTGGTGGATCTGCGTGACGGCCGCCGGGGCGCCCTCCAGGGTGTAGTCGGCGTGGGAGTGCAGGTCGATGAAACCGGGCGCGACGACCTGCCCGGTGGCGTCGATCTCCCGCCGCCCGGCCAGTTTTCCGGGGCTGACCTCGACGATGCGGTCACCGGTGATGCCGATGCTTCCGCGCCGTCGCGGAGTCCCGGTCCCGTCGACCAGCTCACCGCCGTTGATCACGACGTCGAACATGGCATCTCCTCTCAGCTGGTCTCGAAGAACAGGATCACCGCGTACATCAGGCAGCACGGCACCAGCAGCGCGAAGCCGGTCAGCAGGATGTTCTTCAGGTTGGTCGAGCGGGCCAGGCTCATCGAGCCGACCATGTTGGCGTTCGGGAACGGGCCGTAGGTGTCGGCCTTGGACGCGAACAGCAGCACCACGATCCAGGCCCCGGCGCTGATCCCGAGGCTGGCCGCGAGCTCACCGAAGACCTTGTCCAGCAGCACCACCTGCGCGGCGGTCGCACCGGGCACCCCGACCCAGCCGAGCGCGGCGATCAGCAGCGCGAACACGAACGGCGACAGACCGCGCATGTCCGTGCCGTAGGTGTCGAGGATGACCTGGAACGGCTGCAGCTCGTCGATCCCGGCGAACAGCACCGCCAGCAGCCAGAACAGCAGGAACACGTTCACCAGCCGGGCCGCGCCCCGGTACATCTGGACCGCGATCTCGGTCGGGCTCAGGCCGCCGACCAGGCCGGCCACGATGCCCATCAGCGGCAGCGCGAGCAGCGGGAACGTGGTGCCCGCGCCGGAGGCGATCGCGTAGCCGACGCTGGCGACCAGGACGAGGGCGAACGCCGCGGTAGCCCGGCCGCTGCCCCGCTTCGGCGTGTCGTCGGTGGCGCCGAGGTCGGCGGCGTCGTAGTCGTCGCCAGTGCCCTCGGTCCGCCGCTGCATCCACGGCACGATCACCAGGCCCGCGACCAGCGACAGCACCGCAAGCGGCCCCGCCCCGTAGAGCAGGTACTGCAGGTAGCCGACCTCGGCCGCGCTCATGATCGCGACGTTGGAACCGGCGAAGGGCGCCAGCGCCAGACCCGCGCAACCGCCGGTGAACATCATCGCCGCCGTCGCCGAGCGGGTGAAGCCGAGCCTGGCCACGACCGGCAGCAGCAGCGGCGCGGCGATCGCCAGCGCACCGGCCAGGGTGCCGAGGCTGGCGACCAGGAGCAGGCAGGAGACCATCACGCCCAGCGTCGCGGCCGTGCGGTTGCGCTCGCCGACCACGCGCATCACGCCGCGCACGATCGTCGCCGCGATGCCGGTGCTGCGCAGGATCTCGCCGACCCCGGCGCCGAGCATGATGACCAGGCCGATGACGGTGACCTGGTCGCCCAGCGATTCGCCGAGCAGCTCGCCGACCTCCGCCGGGGTGGGCAGCATGATCAGCAGCGCGGAGATCACCGCGACGACGGTGGCCACCATGATGTCCATGCCCAGCAGCGCGAGCGCCGCGTAGAGCACGATCGGCACCAGGCCCCACAACGTCGGCGCCTGGACGAACGGTCCGAGCGCACCGGAGAGGACGAGGCCGCCGATGGCGGTGGTGGTGATGGTCAGTCTCCGGGCCCTGGAGGGTCCGGTCGGGGCATCCGCGCGCGGCGGAGCGCCGGCGCTGTCCACATTGCTCATGAGGACTGCTTTCTGTGGGTCTGGTGGCTGTGCTCGGCGATGAAGTCCTCATCGACCTCGACGCCGAGCCCCGGGGTGGTGGGCACGGCGACGACCCCGTTGTGCGCGACCAGCGGCGGGTTCACCACATCGCTGGCGTAGTACTTCTCCGACGCCGAGACGTCGGAGGGCAGGCTGAAACCGGGCAGGCTGGAGAGCGCGACGTTGGCGATCCGGCCGATGCCGAACTCGTGCATCCCGCCGCACCACACCGGCCAACCCGCGTCGCGGGCCAGGTCGTGCGCGGCCACGGCGGTGGTCAGCCCGCCCATCCGGGACGCCTTGATGTTGAGGATCCGGCCCGCCCGCAGCGCGATCGCGGTGCGCAGGTCGTCCAGCGTGTCCACGGATTCGTCCAGGCAGACCGGGGTTTCGATGCTCGCCTGCAGTTCGGCGGAGGGCAGCAGCGCGCGGGGCGCGAACGGCTGCTCGATCATCGCCAGCTCGAAGTGGTCGAGTTCGCGCAGCACGGCGCGGTGCTCCGGGACGTCCAGGTAGGCGCCGTTGGCGTCGACGTGCAGGTTCAGCCGCGGGAACGCCGCGCGCACCTGCTTGACCGGTTCGACGTCCCAGCCCGGGGCGATCTTCAGCTTCA
This portion of the Saccharopolyspora antimicrobica genome encodes:
- a CDS encoding GNAT family N-acetyltransferase, which translates into the protein MNLLATLSVGPVTYQLRRATGADLAAVVELLAADQLGATRESAVDLEPYRAAFAAIDADPAQLLLVATAGDEVVATMQLTFIPGLARRGALRAQIEAVRVHEQHRSHGLGGEMFEWAIGEARRRGCALVQLTTDKQRADAHRFYERLGFTASHEGFKMAL
- a CDS encoding N-acyl-D-amino-acid deacylase family protein, whose protein sequence is MFDVVINGGELVDGTGTPRRRGSIGITGDRIVEVSPGKLAGRREIDATGQVVAPGFIDLHSHADYTLEGAPAAVTQIHQGVTTLVTGNCGHSPFPFTDLDLIRRASIIDDRALSWKWRDAAGFREVVEGSAVNVALQVGHNAVRLAVLGDADRAPTGAELERMCELVTTAARQGAVGFSTGLIYAPGVFADAAEVRALVAAAASAGLLYSTHMRNEAATLLDAVREAIEAAEFAGARLEISHLKAMGPENHGKVVEALALIDAARQRGVDVAADVYPYTASSTSLVSRLSPWAVDGGKDALLARLADPATRERIAAELRARFGRDIDPEGLVIADLPIGAQSADIGLSVAEIGRRDGVDPAEAALRVLVAHAANVMIVNHAMSETDVDTVLRHPWVSVASDGWTMTERGDGRPHPRSFGTFARVLGRYVRERGVLTLEDAVRKMTSLPAARIGLADRGVLAAGKAADVVVLDPAGIMDNSTFEQPWQLASGCSAVLVNGVPVLLDGSPTGRSGGTVLTSAA
- a CDS encoding tautomerase family protein; translated protein: MPFVDIKVIAGVFTAEEQRRLVESVSEAVIAVEGEALRPFTHVVITETPSGSWAIGGEAMTTEQVQAKRAAG
- a CDS encoding cytochrome P450 translates to MAAPTSVPDVFDPRRYATGVPHEDFAWLREHAPVSWQQEREVGAWPGGPGFWAVTRYTDVVAVLKSAEVFSSWLGATQIRDPEPADLPFIRRMMLNLDPPEHGRLRRLVSRAFTPRRVDRFRETVAERARLLVDEVVERGGCDLPAEVTDDYPLRNLADLLGVPETDRGMLLAWTNRIIGYQDPEHSEVTLDADGKPVNPRSPAMLADMFAFAQDLAAFKRHNPADDVMTALANAELDGRGLADAELEMFFFLLSVAGNDTVRSALPGGVLAFARHPDQHRLLLAEPELLDSAVEETLRFHPPVLSFRRTATADAVLGGQRIRAGDKVVVFHCSAHFDDERFPEPHRFDIRRSPNAHVAFGDGPHVCLGAHFARLQLRAFYREALWRLRDLQVTGPVQHLVSNFINGIKHLPLSFTPAPR
- a CDS encoding pseudouridine synthase; the protein is MRRKLSSPLPQRHGVDPVRMRLPLDGHWRTVRDHLIDRIPKLPPERIDTMLREGLIVGTDGPLGLDSPFVPGAFLWFHRDLPVEVPVPFAIEVVHRDEHLLVVDKPHFLATTPRGGHVAETALIRLRRDLDLPELSPAHRLDRLTAGLVMFVITPRHRGAYQTLFHDRLVHKEYEAVAAFDPDLQLPRTVRSRIHKQRGVLAAEEVPGEPNSETAVELVEHRGGLGRYRLLPRTGRTHQLRVHLNSLGVPILGDDLYPVVRQRAADDFADPLQLLAKVLEFTDPVTGHRRRFESRRMLSGWSAPDSGG
- a CDS encoding MFS transporter, which translates into the protein MSTAAPLRSRSGRWILVATILGSGVAFLDGSVVNVALPAIGRAVGGELSVLQWVLDSYLLTLSALLLLGGALGDRYGRRRVYVVGLVLFTIASLGCGLAPTGEALVVARLLQGVGGALLVPGSLALINSTIRQDDRGEAVGRWAGLTGVASAIGPFVGGWLVDAASWRWVFFINVPIAAAALVALRHVPESRNPQAAGRLDVFGAIAVTVGLAGAVFALIEIPVAGWTPLTTAAAVAGVAGLVAFPLIELRHPSPLLPLSLFRSAQFTGANLTTLAVYAALSGALFLLSLQLQQSMGYSALAAGIATLPITIIMLLLSSRVGAVAQRTGPRLPMTFGPIICAAGLALLTWAVPGSTYLTGVLPGVLVFGLGLSITVAPLTSAVLASVSEDNAGVASGVNNAVSRLAGLLAVAVLPVVAGLSRTEAGAPLGPGFVTALLISAVLCAAGGVLSWLTIGRAERVDTYPLPGVNHACQDPCTCHHDRQ
- a CDS encoding NACHT domain-containing protein; this encodes MSARGRFDHDESHGSVRNEITGTVHGNVVQTRTVSGGVHVHWPTGAASWLVGTAVVCAVAAFGVISAAVGAQRWPSVAMSVLAALVLVFWLMRRRARATEQVGAAVRTLRDEVRRQWTQEVGTRGLRQPRPLRLKWRRTARPVSVPDDSGDTPVDGERSSGRALGEAFRTNHRRQLVLLGAPGSGKSTLATLGALAVIEDSREEDPVPVLLSVAGWDPSEPVEDWIARRIAADYPVLAPQSHLPELVRRLLADRRILPVLDGLDEMPRPLLAMALADLDRSAGAGLRMLITCRSAEFEEAVSGGGPLSQAVVVEIEPVATDDVVTYLQEREVTGADRWSPVVEALRADPRGPLARALSTPLMISLARQVYRKPSSDPGQLAAFSTSEEIENHLLEQFLPTAYPKEPERARRWLAFLAHHLEIRVAGPNFEWWHLPRAVPRWILGLLSGLSTAVAVVVPHLLATIGSDAMYTAETLGVGVHLGVMLGVGVGVRVARTAHVAGRRSRNRVWTVLRGAAGDLLAAVAVLALILAVLVLAEGVSAWVSGHEPSLLVMQPGWRGPVAFHVTGAVLFFAVANVLGLDRSGTPQRNVPRVTTLIPRLVICALAGLLFVPVVYVVFLLFGKELGEREVGLVAVFCVVLAGIPVGVARGLAAPIPHRSAVSPLDVLRSDRATVLVTAVACGVASALVFSASAGGSPSQSGFWLRAITVSVIAVVVSASLGPAWMSYSFARIWLAVRGRLPLRLMAFLQDTHAAGVLRQVGPAYQIRHELLRKHFARQAERR
- a CDS encoding MFS transporter, translated to MPGTAPVAARLAVAALFLVNGASFASVVPRYPELQDSLGLSNAALGTAIAAFPLGAMAAGLLAGPLLARWRSANVAVWCSALLAADLVAIGLAANWWQLAGALFVAGAMDAVVDVAMNAHGLRVQRAYGRSIVNSLHGLWSVGAIIGGLGGSLAAGIAAPLPLHFGAAAVVLAAVAITSRTFLLPGPDDSAHRGNPRARPGARTLLALLALGALCAAGALVEDTAASWGAIYLRDSLGAAAALSGGVFVALQAAQTIGRLTGDRLVNRFGARAVARAGGALVVVAVGGALLWPSIPTAIIGFALAGWGIATIIPAGFNAADAVPGLPPGAGLAVVGWLYRFGVLAGPPVVGLLADAVSLRLGLVVVPVAGLLIALLAGRLSRTAWRGTTRPG